Proteins encoded together in one Streptomyces sp. B1I3 window:
- the treY gene encoding malto-oligosyltrehalose synthase, translated as MTPTATYRLQLQPDFPFAAAADAVPYIATLGVSHLHLSPVLEAVPGSGHGYDVVDHSRVRAELGGEEGLRRLAATARAHGLGLILDIVPNHMAAAPRYNRPLWEVLREGQESPYAHWFDIDWAAGGGKVLMPVLAGRIGEESGSFEVGERDDGTPVLRYGEQEFPLRAGTAGLPLPELLAAQHYRLGWWRLARTELNYRRFFTISDLIGVRVELPDVFTATHGTILRLVGDGVVDGLRIDHPDGLAEPAAYLEQLSEATGGRWTVVEKILTGSEALPAGWAVAGTTGYDALHRIDGVFTDPMGGADLLGRYRDFAGPPGDRGGYWTATVRRAAYRVVTHDLAAETEWLTRLAVQACAADPALRDHAPWALHTAVRELLVRVPVYRPYVTAGGPLTEIAESALPADAVRDAKAVFSVSQEAEAVDVVRGLALGRLGDGPDHTAFCARFAQTASALHAKSVEDMAFYRYVPLISATEVGGDPGRPAVSPEEFHAFCARIARDWPATGTVLTTHDTKRSGDVRARIAVLSECPERWSSLVAQLTRATSMAAPDPQLAWQAWQSAYGCAGLPAGEMAGRLAPALLKSVREAGLFTSWTEPDPAYERAVTDFVAAGPGSGEGEARSLMTRFSGTLAPFVRANVLGAALVHLTMPGVPDLYQGTEREYIALVDPDNRRPFGRPPAGQDEKTAVTTAALRLRRERRDVFGERGTYAPLPARGPAAAHCLAFCRSGEVVTAVTRLSLRLAEEGGWRDTTLALPDEGPWRDELAPGREFRGGTVALAELFADRPVALLAKAVGGGAA; from the coding sequence ATGACGCCCACCGCCACGTACCGGCTGCAGCTCCAACCGGACTTCCCGTTCGCAGCCGCCGCAGACGCCGTGCCGTACATCGCCACGCTCGGCGTCTCCCATCTGCACCTGTCCCCCGTCCTGGAGGCCGTGCCCGGCTCCGGCCACGGCTACGACGTCGTCGACCACAGCCGGGTGCGGGCCGAGCTCGGCGGCGAGGAGGGACTGCGCCGGCTGGCCGCCACGGCCCGCGCGCACGGCCTCGGGCTGATCCTGGACATCGTGCCCAACCACATGGCGGCCGCCCCCCGGTACAACCGGCCGCTGTGGGAGGTGCTGCGCGAGGGCCAGGAGTCCCCCTACGCCCACTGGTTCGACATCGACTGGGCGGCGGGCGGGGGGAAGGTCCTGATGCCGGTCCTCGCCGGGCGGATCGGCGAGGAGAGCGGCAGCTTCGAGGTCGGCGAGCGGGACGACGGCACGCCCGTGCTGCGCTACGGCGAGCAGGAGTTCCCCCTGCGCGCGGGTACGGCCGGCCTTCCCCTGCCGGAGCTGCTGGCCGCCCAGCACTACCGGCTCGGCTGGTGGCGCCTGGCCCGTACCGAGCTGAACTACCGGAGGTTCTTCACCATCTCCGACCTCATCGGGGTCCGGGTGGAGCTCCCCGACGTCTTCACCGCCACCCACGGCACGATCCTGCGACTGGTGGGGGACGGAGTCGTCGACGGCCTGCGCATCGACCACCCGGACGGTCTGGCCGAACCCGCCGCGTACCTCGAACAGCTCAGCGAGGCCACCGGGGGGCGGTGGACGGTGGTCGAGAAGATCCTGACCGGTTCCGAGGCGCTCCCGGCGGGCTGGGCCGTGGCGGGGACCACGGGGTACGACGCGCTGCACCGGATCGACGGGGTCTTCACCGATCCGATGGGCGGGGCCGACCTGCTCGGCCGCTACCGGGACTTCGCGGGTCCGCCCGGGGACCGCGGCGGCTACTGGACGGCCACCGTCCGGCGGGCGGCCTACCGCGTCGTCACCCATGACCTCGCCGCCGAGACGGAGTGGCTCACCCGCCTCGCCGTCCAGGCGTGCGCCGCGGACCCCGCCCTGCGCGACCATGCCCCGTGGGCTCTGCACACGGCGGTGCGCGAGCTGCTGGTCCGGGTGCCCGTCTACCGCCCGTACGTCACGGCGGGCGGCCCGCTCACGGAGATCGCGGAGTCGGCCCTGCCCGCCGACGCGGTGCGGGACGCCAAGGCGGTGTTCTCCGTCTCCCAGGAGGCGGAGGCGGTCGACGTGGTGCGGGGGCTGGCGCTGGGCCGGCTCGGTGACGGGCCCGACCACACGGCGTTCTGCGCCAGGTTCGCCCAGACGGCGTCCGCGCTGCACGCGAAGTCGGTGGAGGACATGGCCTTCTACCGCTACGTCCCGCTGATCTCGGCGACGGAAGTGGGCGGCGACCCCGGCAGGCCCGCGGTGAGCCCGGAGGAGTTCCACGCCTTCTGCGCGCGCATCGCCCGGGACTGGCCGGCCACCGGCACGGTACTGACCACGCACGACACCAAGCGCAGCGGGGACGTGCGGGCCCGGATCGCGGTCCTGTCCGAGTGCCCCGAGCGGTGGTCCTCGCTCGTTGCGCAGCTGACCCGGGCGACCTCCATGGCCGCCCCAGACCCGCAGCTGGCCTGGCAGGCCTGGCAGTCGGCGTACGGATGTGCCGGCCTGCCCGCCGGGGAGATGGCGGGCAGGCTGGCGCCCGCCCTGCTGAAGTCCGTTCGGGAGGCGGGTCTGTTCACCAGCTGGACGGAGCCCGACCCCGCGTACGAGCGTGCGGTGACCGACTTCGTGGCGGCGGGCCCGGGCAGCGGCGAGGGCGAGGCGCGGTCGTTGATGACCCGGTTCTCCGGCACGCTGGCTCCCTTCGTCCGGGCCAACGTGCTGGGCGCCGCCCTGGTCCACCTGACGATGCCGGGCGTGCCCGACCTGTACCAGGGCACGGAGCGGGAGTACATCGCGCTGGTCGACCCGGACAACCGGCGGCCCTTCGGCCGGCCCCCGGCGGGGCAGGACGAGAAGACGGCGGTCACGACGGCCGCGCTGCGCCTGCGGCGGGAGCGCCGGGACGTCTTCGGTGAACGGGGCACGTACGCCCCGCTCCCCGCGCGTGGCCCGGCGGCCGCCCACTGCCTGGCGTTCTGCCGGTCAGGCGAGGTGGTCACCGCCGTGACCAGGCTCTCGCTGCGCCTCGCGGAGGAGGGTGGCTGGCGTGACACGACGCTCGCGCTGCCCGACGAGGGGCCGTGGCGCGACGAGCTGGCTCCGGGCCGGGAGTTCCGGGGCGGCACGGTCGCGCTCGCCGAACTGTTCGCGGACCGGCCCGTGGCGCTGCTCGCGAAGGCCGTGGGGGGCGGTGCCGCCTGA
- a CDS encoding polyprenyl synthetase family protein: MISPTAAPAETAPRVLARCRDLVRPALSAAIGRLHPWPGEMAAFSLGWCAVGGAPTAGAFEGKGVRQALAVLCAEAAGAPGESAVAGAVAVELTHAFSLMHDDIMDGDGTRRKRETVWKAYGTGAAVLAGDALFALAVQTLAETPGPHTAAALRLLSRTLSGLVHGQAEDLLLAARPWTGPEAVGPDEYRAMAELKTGTLLGCAAALGGLLGGAPAGTVSALDRTGRHLGVAFQAVDDLLGIWGDPAVTGKPVHSDLRQRKKTFPVLAALAGEGRRARELATLLDSPLPLDDEGVVRAAALVEASGGRTATLDEARRHLDAARACLRSVPLAPGPVREIEVLLGFLLHRTV; this comes from the coding sequence ATGATCTCCCCGACCGCGGCGCCGGCCGAGACCGCCCCCCGGGTGCTCGCCCGCTGCCGTGACCTGGTGCGGCCCGCGCTGTCCGCCGCGATCGGACGGCTCCACCCGTGGCCCGGCGAGATGGCCGCCTTCTCGCTCGGCTGGTGCGCGGTCGGCGGCGCACCGACCGCCGGGGCCTTCGAGGGCAAGGGAGTACGCCAGGCCCTCGCCGTACTGTGCGCGGAGGCCGCCGGAGCTCCCGGGGAGAGCGCCGTCGCCGGGGCGGTCGCCGTCGAACTCACCCACGCCTTCTCCCTGATGCACGACGACATCATGGACGGGGACGGGACCCGGCGGAAGCGGGAGACCGTGTGGAAGGCGTACGGCACCGGAGCCGCCGTACTGGCCGGTGACGCGCTGTTCGCCCTCGCGGTGCAGACCCTCGCCGAGACGCCCGGGCCGCACACCGCCGCGGCCCTGCGCCTGCTGTCGAGGACACTGAGCGGGCTGGTCCACGGCCAGGCGGAGGACCTGCTCCTCGCAGCCCGCCCCTGGACGGGGCCCGAAGCCGTCGGGCCCGACGAGTACCGGGCCATGGCGGAGCTCAAGACCGGCACCCTGCTGGGCTGCGCTGCCGCGCTCGGCGGACTGCTGGGCGGCGCACCGGCCGGGACCGTGAGCGCGCTGGACCGGACCGGACGCCACCTCGGGGTGGCCTTCCAGGCCGTCGACGACCTGCTCGGCATCTGGGGTGACCCCGCGGTGACCGGCAAACCCGTGCACAGCGATCTGCGGCAGCGCAAGAAGACCTTTCCCGTGCTGGCGGCCCTCGCCGGTGAGGGCCGCCGGGCCAGGGAGCTCGCCACCCTCCTGGACTCCCCGCTGCCCCTCGACGACGAGGGCGTGGTCCGGGCGGCGGCGCTGGTCGAGGCGTCCGGCGGCCGAACCGCCACTCTGGACGAGGCCCGCCGGCACCTCGACGCCGCCCGCGCCTGCCTGCGGAGTGTCCCTCTGGCCCCGGGCCCGGTACGCGAGATCGAGGTGCTGCTCGGATTCCTGCTCCACCGCACGGTGTGA
- a CDS encoding tetratricopeptide repeat protein: MTRVTQREPAKGKAFAPEYQGALGSLSVNSSLTEVLAKGIEELRAAEGAGQQREMARCGLAVAEAYRRLGRITEADAAWKASYRAARSAGDTGAMAWALWSGGTLARQRGALALAYRLLGLAAELGERGGDVVVRGYSLAGLAETGRIQGDYQAVGELHEQLLAEARRRGEARHTVWALEGIAQMHRNTGSYDRALALFEEAAETAGRADDRRGRAWALRGIADVVSVRDGDVERALALLAEAEVACREMNLSSALAYNHKMRGNVHYRAGLYPQARDDYGQALAEFEEMNEPRGTALSRLGLAKSLARLGRNPAETAVELAGLRRTLDRIGLRHARDMVDKAAAELGVGPLPDGDRRTEEGVAR; the protein is encoded by the coding sequence GTGACACGGGTGACTCAGCGGGAACCGGCGAAGGGCAAGGCGTTCGCCCCCGAGTACCAGGGGGCGCTCGGCTCCCTGTCGGTGAACTCCTCGCTCACCGAGGTGCTGGCGAAAGGCATCGAAGAACTGCGCGCGGCCGAAGGTGCCGGGCAGCAGCGGGAGATGGCGCGCTGCGGCCTCGCCGTCGCGGAGGCGTACCGGCGGCTGGGCCGGATCACGGAGGCCGACGCCGCCTGGAAGGCGAGTTACCGCGCGGCACGCTCGGCGGGGGACACCGGGGCGATGGCATGGGCCCTGTGGAGCGGCGGCACCCTCGCCCGGCAACGGGGCGCGCTGGCGCTCGCGTACCGGCTGCTCGGGCTCGCGGCCGAACTGGGCGAACGCGGGGGCGACGTGGTGGTACGCGGTTACTCGCTCGCCGGTCTCGCGGAGACCGGGCGCATCCAGGGCGACTACCAGGCGGTCGGTGAACTGCACGAACAGCTGCTCGCCGAGGCCCGCCGGCGCGGGGAGGCCCGGCACACGGTGTGGGCACTCGAAGGCATCGCGCAGATGCACCGCAACACCGGCTCCTACGACCGGGCACTCGCCCTCTTCGAGGAGGCGGCCGAGACCGCCGGCCGGGCGGACGACCGGCGTGGACGGGCCTGGGCGCTGCGCGGAATAGCCGATGTGGTGTCCGTGCGCGACGGTGACGTGGAGCGCGCCCTGGCGCTGCTCGCCGAGGCCGAAGTGGCGTGCCGGGAGATGAACCTCTCCAGCGCGCTGGCGTACAACCACAAGATGCGCGGCAATGTGCACTACCGGGCCGGGCTGTACCCGCAGGCCCGCGACGACTACGGGCAGGCGCTGGCGGAGTTCGAGGAGATGAACGAGCCCCGGGGGACCGCGCTGTCCCGGCTGGGGCTCGCCAAGTCACTGGCCCGCCTCGGGAGGAACCCGGCGGAGACCGCCGTGGAACTGGCCGGACTGCGCAGGACCCTCGACCGGATCGGTCTGCGGCACGCGCGGGACATGGTCGACAAGGCGGCCGCCGAACTGGGGGTGGGACCTCTGCCCGACGGGGACCGCCGCACCGAGGAGGGGGTGGCCCGATGA
- a CDS encoding DUF1707 and FHA domain-containing protein, whose product MTSSFESPTYPARLSDAQRDRVLGVLRDGAAQGKLSHDTFLRRMELALVARRAEELEALTADLDTGGRWTRGLLRAVGGVSAFPAQLRRAWQSERLPKLLLPVPGPHPLHIGRDPGNGLRLSHETVSRRHAELIAHGSRWILRDLGSTNGTCVNGRRVIGSVPVRDGDQVSFGRMVFRLSAPVPNPPL is encoded by the coding sequence GTGACGTCCTCCTTCGAGTCCCCCACGTATCCCGCGCGGCTGTCCGACGCCCAGCGCGACCGTGTCCTCGGTGTGCTCAGGGACGGCGCGGCCCAGGGCAAACTCTCCCACGACACCTTCCTGCGACGGATGGAACTCGCGCTGGTGGCCCGGCGCGCCGAGGAACTCGAGGCGCTCACGGCCGACCTGGACACCGGCGGGCGCTGGACGCGCGGGTTGCTGCGCGCCGTGGGCGGTGTGTCCGCCTTCCCCGCACAACTGCGCAGGGCCTGGCAGTCGGAGCGACTGCCCAAACTCCTCCTGCCCGTGCCGGGCCCGCACCCGCTGCACATCGGGCGCGATCCGGGCAACGGGTTGCGGCTCAGCCACGAGACGGTGTCCCGTCGCCACGCCGAACTGATCGCCCACGGCAGCCGGTGGATCCTGCGCGACCTCGGCTCGACGAACGGAACGTGCGTCAACGGCCGGCGCGTCATCGGCTCCGTCCCGGTGCGTGACGGCGACCAGGTGAGCTTCGGCCGGATGGTCTTCCGGCTCTCCGCCCCCGTGCCCAACCCGCCGCTCTAG
- a CDS encoding GNAT family N-acetyltransferase, whose product MTDLVIRALTQSDAHLFDSLQVPRLVGRAAFGHRYATVHDGGEYRPEWTRVALRDDTVVARAAWWGGPEDTEPVLVNYFDFAPGEAAAGAELLRSAPWRTEYELIVPADWRDVPEVRAAVSARIAAAEAAGMRLLVERYRYEWTPDDGLPERPGRLEFREEPDDEVILDVLRRVHSVTLDAHARRAIEGPGGLEQAAREELDFFRWCPSPRSWWQLAYTRDGELAGIHVPARNPGGPCIGFIGVVPEARGHGYGYDLLVESTHCLAGQGATSVAGATDRGNAPMAAAFARAGHRIVQERIHLV is encoded by the coding sequence ATGACCGATCTGGTCATCCGCGCGCTCACCCAGAGCGACGCCCACCTCTTCGATTCCCTGCAGGTTCCCCGTCTCGTCGGCCGCGCCGCGTTCGGCCACCGCTACGCCACCGTGCACGACGGCGGTGAGTACCGCCCCGAGTGGACCCGGGTCGCCCTGCGCGACGACACCGTCGTCGCCAGGGCCGCCTGGTGGGGCGGGCCCGAGGACACCGAACCCGTGCTGGTCAACTACTTCGACTTCGCCCCGGGTGAGGCGGCGGCGGGGGCCGAGCTGCTGCGCAGCGCGCCGTGGCGGACCGAGTACGAGCTGATCGTGCCCGCGGACTGGCGCGATGTGCCCGAGGTCCGGGCGGCCGTCTCGGCCCGGATCGCCGCGGCCGAGGCGGCCGGTATGCGGCTGCTGGTCGAGCGCTACCGCTACGAGTGGACGCCCGACGACGGCCTGCCCGAGCGGCCGGGCCGGCTGGAGTTCCGCGAGGAGCCGGACGACGAGGTGATCCTCGACGTCCTGCGCCGGGTCCACTCCGTCACGTTGGACGCCCATGCCCGGCGGGCCATCGAAGGTCCCGGCGGCCTGGAGCAGGCCGCCCGGGAGGAGCTCGACTTCTTCCGCTGGTGTCCCTCGCCGCGCTCCTGGTGGCAACTCGCGTACACCCGGGACGGCGAGCTCGCCGGGATTCACGTGCCGGCCCGTAACCCGGGCGGCCCGTGCATCGGCTTCATCGGGGTCGTCCCCGAGGCGCGCGGCCACGGGTACGGCTACGACCTGCTCGTCGAGAGCACCCACTGCCTGGCCGGCCAGGGTGCGACGTCCGTCGCGGGCGCGACCGACCGGGGCAACGCGCCCATGGCCGCCGCGTTCGCCCGGGCCGGTCACCGCATCGTGCAGGAGCGCATCCACCTGGTGTGA
- a CDS encoding GH1 family beta-glucosidase — protein sequence MTVPTFPPGFLWGASASAFQTEGAYDADGKGPSGWDAFAAQPGRIKDGTDTTRGTGFHEHYREDVALLAGLGADAFRFSISWPRVVPGGSGALNPAGLDFYDRLVDELCAHGITPAPTLYHWDTPLPLEEAGGWLNRDTAYRFAEYAGIVAERLADRVPMWITINEPAEVTMLGYALGEHAPGRTLLFDALPAAHHQLLAHGLGVRALRAAGAGNIGIALSHTPVWTAGDSEADRLGAESYDTLANWLFADPVLTGRYPDEGFAALMPGPVEDDLQVISAPLDWYGVNYYNPTLVGAPGPEASGSFSGYSMPSELPFGIREIEGYDMTDSGWPVVPGGLAETLAGLQRRFGDRLPPVYITENGCAVDEPVADGRRIAFLEGHLEALRTAVDAGADVRGYFTWSLTDNVEWTEGASKRFGLVHIDYETLRRTPKESYAWYRDVIRAQRAGGATG from the coding sequence ATGACCGTGCCGACGTTCCCGCCCGGCTTCCTGTGGGGCGCCTCCGCCTCCGCTTTCCAGACCGAAGGCGCGTACGACGCCGACGGCAAAGGACCGTCCGGCTGGGACGCCTTCGCCGCTCAGCCGGGCCGTATCAAGGACGGCACCGACACCACCCGGGGCACCGGCTTCCACGAGCACTACCGCGAGGACGTCGCCCTGCTCGCCGGACTCGGCGCGGACGCGTTCCGCTTCTCCATCAGCTGGCCCCGCGTCGTGCCCGGCGGCAGCGGTGCGCTCAACCCCGCCGGGCTGGACTTCTACGACCGGCTCGTCGACGAACTCTGCGCCCACGGCATCACCCCGGCTCCGACCCTCTACCACTGGGACACCCCGCTCCCGCTGGAGGAAGCCGGAGGCTGGCTCAACCGGGACACCGCCTACCGCTTCGCGGAGTACGCGGGCATCGTCGCCGAGCGCCTCGCCGACCGGGTCCCCATGTGGATCACCATCAACGAGCCCGCCGAGGTCACGATGCTGGGCTACGCGCTCGGCGAGCACGCGCCCGGGCGCACCCTCCTCTTCGACGCGCTGCCCGCCGCCCACCACCAACTGCTCGCCCACGGGCTGGGCGTACGGGCGCTTCGCGCGGCGGGAGCCGGCAACATCGGCATCGCGCTCTCCCACACCCCCGTCTGGACGGCCGGCGACTCCGAGGCGGACCGGCTGGGCGCCGAGTCCTACGACACCCTGGCCAACTGGCTGTTCGCCGATCCGGTCCTCACCGGCCGCTACCCCGACGAGGGGTTCGCCGCACTGATGCCGGGCCCGGTCGAGGACGACCTCCAGGTGATCTCCGCCCCGCTGGACTGGTACGGGGTCAACTACTACAACCCCACCCTCGTCGGCGCGCCGGGTCCCGAGGCCTCCGGGTCCTTCTCCGGATACTCGATGCCCTCCGAACTCCCCTTCGGGATAAGGGAGATCGAGGGCTACGACATGACCGACTCCGGCTGGCCCGTCGTTCCCGGAGGGCTCGCCGAGACACTGGCCGGGTTGCAGCGCCGCTTCGGTGACCGGCTGCCGCCCGTCTACATCACGGAGAACGGCTGCGCGGTCGACGAGCCCGTCGCCGACGGCCGCCGCATCGCCTTCCTGGAAGGACACCTGGAGGCCCTGCGCACGGCCGTCGACGCGGGCGCCGACGTGCGCGGTTACTTCACCTGGTCACTGACCGACAACGTGGAATGGACCGAGGGCGCCAGCAAGCGGTTCGGCCTGGTCCACATCGACTACGAGACGCTCCGGCGCACCCCCAAGGAGTCGTACGCCTGGTACCGCGACGTGATCCGGGCCCAGCGCGCCGGAGGCGCCACCGGCTGA
- the treZ gene encoding malto-oligosyltrehalose trehalohydrolase, with product MQFEVWAPEAGSAVLSTAGGRHPMERDPLRAGWWTAEVEAADGDRYGFVLDGGPVLPDPRSRRQPDGPDGESAVVDQEAYAWRHPWAGRGLPGAVLYELHVGTFTETGTFDAAAERLGHLADLGITHVSLMPVCPFPGTHGWGYEGVSLWAVHEPYGGPAGLKRFVDAAHGLGLAVVLDVVHNHLGPSGNYLPAFGPYFTDTHHTPWGSAVNLDAPGSDEVRAYLLGSALAWLRDYRLDGLRLDAVHALADSRALTFLEELSAAVDALASELGRPLALIAESDLCDPRTTTPRTEGGLGLHAQWNDDFHHALHTALTGETQGYYADFATAPLAALAKTVTCAFFHNGTYSSFRGRTHGRPVDVTRAPAHRYVGYAQTHDQIGNRALGDRLAAGLSPGLQACAAALVLTGPFTPMLFMGEEWGALTPWQFFTDHTDPELAEAVRNGRRREFAAHGWAEEDIPDPQDPRTRARSCLDWSEAEREPHARVLAWYRELIALRRTLPDLSDPDLASVRTAFDEEARWLAYRRGDLRIAVNLSEEPVAIPLGGGRHRGGGGRVLAAWEPVDSPGADGLLHLPPESCVVLADE from the coding sequence ATGCAGTTCGAGGTGTGGGCCCCGGAAGCCGGGTCCGCCGTGCTGAGCACCGCGGGCGGGCGGCACCCCATGGAGCGTGACCCGCTGCGGGCGGGCTGGTGGACGGCGGAGGTCGAGGCGGCCGACGGCGACCGCTACGGCTTCGTGCTCGACGGTGGGCCGGTGCTGCCGGATCCACGCTCGCGCCGCCAGCCGGACGGGCCCGACGGCGAGAGCGCGGTCGTCGACCAGGAGGCGTACGCCTGGCGGCATCCGTGGGCGGGGCGCGGACTGCCGGGCGCCGTCCTGTACGAACTCCATGTCGGTACGTTCACGGAGACGGGCACCTTCGACGCCGCGGCCGAGCGGCTCGGCCACCTGGCGGACCTCGGCATCACCCATGTGTCGCTGATGCCCGTCTGCCCCTTCCCCGGCACCCACGGGTGGGGGTACGAGGGGGTGTCGCTGTGGGCGGTGCACGAACCGTACGGCGGACCGGCCGGCCTCAAGCGCTTCGTCGACGCGGCACACGGGCTGGGTCTCGCGGTGGTCCTTGACGTGGTGCACAACCATCTCGGCCCGTCGGGCAACTACCTGCCCGCCTTCGGCCCGTACTTCACCGACACCCACCACACGCCGTGGGGTTCGGCCGTCAACCTCGACGCGCCCGGCTCGGACGAGGTCCGCGCGTACCTGCTGGGCAGCGCGCTCGCCTGGCTGCGGGACTACCGCCTGGACGGGCTGCGCCTGGACGCCGTCCACGCGCTGGCCGACAGCCGGGCGCTCACCTTCCTGGAGGAGCTCTCCGCCGCCGTCGACGCACTCGCCTCGGAGCTCGGCCGGCCGCTCGCGCTGATCGCCGAGTCCGACCTCTGCGATCCGCGGACGACCACGCCCCGCACGGAGGGCGGCCTCGGCCTGCACGCCCAGTGGAACGACGACTTCCACCACGCCCTGCACACCGCGCTCACGGGCGAGACCCAGGGCTACTACGCCGACTTCGCCACCGCCCCGCTGGCGGCCCTCGCCAAGACGGTCACCTGCGCTTTCTTCCACAACGGTACGTACTCCAGCTTCCGGGGGCGCACGCACGGCCGCCCCGTCGACGTCACCCGCGCGCCCGCCCACCGCTACGTCGGCTACGCCCAGACCCACGATCAGATCGGCAACCGCGCCCTCGGTGACCGGCTCGCCGCCGGCCTCTCCCCCGGACTCCAGGCCTGCGCCGCCGCACTCGTCCTCACCGGGCCGTTCACCCCGATGCTCTTCATGGGCGAGGAATGGGGCGCCCTTACGCCGTGGCAGTTCTTCACCGACCACACCGACCCCGAACTGGCCGAGGCCGTGCGCAACGGCAGACGGCGGGAGTTCGCGGCGCACGGCTGGGCGGAGGAGGACATCCCCGATCCGCAGGACCCGCGCACCCGGGCGCGCTCCTGCCTCGACTGGAGCGAAGCCGAGCGTGAACCCCACGCCCGGGTGCTGGCCTGGTACCGCGAGCTGATCGCGCTGCGCCGTACCCTGCCCGACCTCTCCGATCCCGACCTGGCCTCGGTCAGGACCGCGTTCGACGAGGAGGCCCGCTGGCTGGCCTACCGCCGGGGCGACCTGCGGATCGCGGTCAACCTCTCGGAGGAGCCCGTGGCCATTCCTCTGGGCGGCGGGCGGCACCGCGGGGGCGGCGGCCGGGTACTGGCCGCCTGGGAACCGGTGGACTCCCCCGGCGCGGACGGCCTGCTGCACCTGCCGCCCGAGTCGTGCGTGGTCCTCGCCGACGAGTGA
- a CDS encoding aminopeptidase P family protein encodes MPDTDRPVPFTADDYRARMVRAAESADAAGLAGVLVTPGPDMVHLTGYRPTAETERLTLLVLRAGQEPVLVVPALEAADAEHATGAPALALHAWTDATDPYGLAAGLLDAQGRFGVSDNTWALHLLALQDRRPDTSYASLTAALPMLRAVKDAAELERLAAAGAAADATYERILEVRFSGRRESDVAADLAALLIEHGHAQVDFTVVGSGPNGANPHHEAGDRTIERGDMVVLDFGGLKHGYGSDTSRTVHVGEPTAEEQRVHDVVREAQEAGCRAVRPGVACQEIDRAARAVITEFGYGERFIHRTGHGIGVTTHEPPYMIEGEEQQLVPGMCFSVEPGIYLPGRFGVRIEDIVTVTEDGGRRLNTTAREMAVVG; translated from the coding sequence ATGCCCGACACCGACCGGCCCGTGCCCTTCACCGCCGACGACTACCGGGCCCGCATGGTCCGCGCGGCCGAATCCGCGGACGCCGCGGGTCTGGCGGGCGTCCTGGTCACGCCCGGGCCCGACATGGTCCACCTCACCGGCTACCGGCCGACCGCGGAGACCGAGCGGCTCACCCTGCTCGTCCTGCGGGCCGGACAGGAACCCGTCCTCGTCGTCCCGGCACTGGAGGCGGCCGACGCCGAGCACGCGACCGGGGCCCCGGCCCTCGCCCTGCACGCCTGGACGGACGCCACCGACCCCTACGGCCTGGCGGCCGGACTCCTGGACGCCCAGGGCCGGTTCGGGGTCAGCGACAACACCTGGGCCCTGCACCTGCTCGCCCTGCAGGACCGCCGGCCCGACACGTCGTACGCCTCGCTCACCGCCGCACTGCCCATGCTGCGCGCGGTCAAGGACGCGGCCGAACTGGAGCGGCTCGCGGCGGCCGGAGCGGCTGCCGACGCCACGTACGAGCGGATCCTCGAGGTGCGCTTCTCCGGCCGCAGGGAGAGCGACGTGGCCGCCGACCTGGCAGCCCTGCTCATCGAGCACGGTCATGCGCAGGTCGACTTCACCGTGGTCGGCTCCGGCCCCAACGGCGCCAATCCGCACCACGAGGCGGGTGACCGCACCATCGAGCGGGGCGACATGGTCGTCCTGGACTTCGGCGGGCTCAAGCACGGCTACGGCTCCGACACCTCCCGTACGGTCCACGTCGGCGAACCGACCGCCGAGGAGCAGCGGGTGCACGACGTCGTACGGGAGGCGCAGGAGGCGGGCTGCCGTGCCGTGCGGCCGGGCGTCGCCTGCCAGGAGATCGACAGGGCGGCCCGCGCCGTCATCACCGAATTCGGGTACGGCGAGCGCTTCATCCACCGCACCGGCCACGGCATCGGCGTCACCACCCACGAGCCGCCCTACATGATCGAGGGCGAGGAGCAGCAGCTGGTGCCCGGCATGTGCTTCTCCGTGGAGCCGGGTATCTACCTCCCCGGCCGCTTCGGGGTGCGGATCGAGGACATCGTCACCGTCACCGAGGACGGCGGCCGGCGGCTGAACACCACCGCGCGCGAGATGGCCGTCGTCGGGTGA